A window of the Euzebya pacifica genome harbors these coding sequences:
- a CDS encoding TIGR03943 family putative permease subunit — translation MDERAQGALLLAVAGVAVRLGLSGSALDYIKPSYVPLLVASGVVIGVLGALVLARAIRALDDPHDHDEASDHGHGHNHSSAPRIAWMLAAPLFAVLLVAPPPLGAFAANRQSGVVQQRSAVWPPLPEAVDGVVPLSLGEYAGRALYDPDLSLAGADVQLTGFVSGVLPDGFVLTRFALSCCAADGTAIDVHVRSDQPAPPVDTWVQVTGQWENRDGHVVGELTTDPPLLTAESLVRVPQPAEPYET, via the coding sequence ATGGACGAACGTGCACAAGGTGCCCTCCTGCTGGCCGTCGCCGGCGTTGCCGTGCGACTCGGCCTGTCGGGTTCGGCGCTGGACTACATCAAGCCGTCCTACGTGCCGTTGCTGGTCGCATCCGGTGTCGTCATCGGGGTGCTCGGCGCCCTGGTGCTGGCCCGCGCCATCCGCGCGCTCGACGACCCCCACGACCACGACGAGGCGTCCGACCACGGCCACGGGCACAACCACTCCTCGGCGCCGCGGATCGCTTGGATGCTCGCCGCGCCGTTGTTCGCGGTGCTGCTCGTCGCGCCACCACCCCTCGGCGCGTTCGCGGCCAACCGTCAGTCGGGTGTGGTCCAGCAACGCTCGGCCGTCTGGCCGCCCCTGCCCGAGGCGGTCGACGGGGTGGTGCCGCTGTCCCTCGGCGAGTACGCCGGCCGCGCGCTGTACGACCCCGACCTGTCGCTCGCCGGCGCCGACGTCCAGCTGACCGGGTTCGTGTCCGGCGTCCTTCCGGACGGCTTCGTCCTGACTCGGTTCGCCCTCTCGTGCTGCGCCGCTGACGGCACCGCCATCGACGTGCACGTCCGCAGCGACCAACCCGCTCCGCCCGTCGACACGTGGGTGCAGGTGACCGGCCAGTGGGAGAACCGGGACGGGCACGTCGTCGGCGAGCTCACGACCGACCCACCGCTGCTGACCGCCGAGTCCCTCGTGCGCGTCCCGCAACCCGCCGAGCCCTACGAGACCTGA
- a CDS encoding permease, with protein sequence MAGLAGAALPGCECGSVPIAGRLAQRGASPAAAFAFMLAAPAINPVVLAATAVAFPGRPDIVIARFVASLMAAVLVGWIWARFGDDDLLRTATGGEDASTPWSMFTTVAAHDFLHAGGWLVLGGMTAATLQVAVPRTVLDVLAGNEVVAILALATLAVVLAICSEADAFVAVGLSQFSTTARLAFLVVGPAVDVKLVALQAGVFGRRFTARFAPLAFVVALGSAVVVGLAAGAITGNITWTEGIVVR encoded by the coding sequence ATGGCCGGGCTCGCCGGTGCGGCGCTGCCCGGATGCGAGTGCGGATCGGTGCCGATCGCGGGCCGACTCGCCCAGCGGGGCGCCTCTCCGGCGGCGGCCTTCGCGTTCATGCTGGCCGCCCCGGCGATCAACCCTGTGGTGCTTGCCGCGACCGCCGTGGCATTCCCCGGCCGTCCCGACATCGTCATCGCCCGCTTCGTCGCGTCGCTGATGGCTGCGGTGCTCGTCGGCTGGATCTGGGCCAGGTTCGGTGACGACGACCTGCTCCGCACGGCGACGGGCGGCGAGGACGCCAGCACCCCGTGGTCGATGTTCACCACGGTGGCTGCCCACGACTTCCTCCACGCCGGCGGGTGGCTGGTCCTCGGCGGGATGACGGCCGCGACCCTGCAGGTGGCCGTGCCCCGCACCGTGCTGGACGTGCTGGCCGGCAACGAGGTCGTCGCGATCCTCGCCCTCGCCACCCTCGCGGTGGTGCTGGCCATCTGCAGCGAGGCGGACGCCTTCGTCGCCGTCGGCCTCAGCCAGTTCTCCACCACCGCACGGCTGGCGTTCCTCGTCGTCGGCCCCGCCGTCGACGTCAAGCTGGTTGCCCTGCAGGCCGGGGTGTTCGGCCGTCGGTTCACCGCACGCTTCGCCCCGTTGGCGTTCGTGGTGGCGCTGGGGTCGGCCGTTGTCGTGGGCCTCGCCGCCGGTGCGATCACCGGCAACATCACCTGGACAGAGGGAATCGTGGTCCGATGA
- the sepH gene encoding septation protein SepH produces MQALDLVGCTADMTHLVLVDPSTGERFRARLTTQLITTLVEMLESSDDDRLSLLREVTSAATHDVSVAPVDADAPSPAAALVSLGTLTVGQAPRAKLDGSASRLSPSEIQRLLRAGKAPESVAEQAGVSLDWVLRWFQPIAAEQGKVITSVLGGRQEREGFGLSDDLIGDSVRTNLLARDVEPDEEDVQWSASRPEGRPYWTVTLRFTEGERVRRATWRYDIGTGRVSPRDDLAVDLGWTAPITHPSPGRMHHSGGEPAPAPQDRAGPPPPPAPRPNRWAPPTPPSPRRQR; encoded by the coding sequence ATGCAGGCCCTGGACCTCGTCGGCTGCACCGCCGACATGACACACCTCGTGCTGGTCGACCCGTCGACCGGCGAACGGTTCCGGGCGCGGCTGACCACCCAGCTGATCACCACCCTCGTGGAGATGCTGGAGTCCAGCGACGACGACCGGCTCAGCCTGCTGCGAGAGGTCACCAGCGCCGCGACGCACGACGTGAGCGTGGCGCCCGTCGACGCCGACGCGCCGTCGCCGGCCGCAGCGCTCGTGTCCCTGGGCACGCTGACCGTGGGGCAGGCGCCGCGGGCGAAGCTGGACGGGTCCGCCTCCCGGTTGTCGCCGTCGGAGATCCAGCGGCTGCTGCGCGCCGGCAAGGCGCCGGAGTCCGTGGCCGAGCAGGCCGGCGTGTCGCTGGACTGGGTGCTGCGCTGGTTCCAGCCGATCGCGGCCGAGCAGGGCAAGGTCATCACGTCGGTCCTCGGCGGTCGACAGGAGCGCGAGGGCTTCGGCCTCTCCGACGACCTGATCGGCGACTCGGTGCGGACCAACCTGCTTGCCCGTGACGTCGAACCCGACGAGGAGGACGTCCAGTGGTCGGCCTCGCGGCCCGAGGGGCGCCCCTACTGGACGGTCACGCTGCGGTTCACCGAGGGCGAACGTGTCCGTCGGGCGACCTGGCGCTACGACATCGGGACGGGGCGGGTCAGCCCGCGCGACGACCTCGCCGTCGACCTCGGCTGGACCGCGCCGATCACGCACCCCTCACCGGGACGCATGCACCACAGCGGCGGCGAGCCCGCGCCGGCCCCACAGGATCGAGCCGGTCCACCCCCGCCACCGGCACCCCGTCCGAACCGCTGGGCCCCACCGACCCCACCGTCTCCGCGACGTCAGCGCTGA
- a CDS encoding DUF309 domain-containing protein, with translation MTDNTTATSTVPDRDRNADGRPENARPRDRFGAPLPRGASNELIDRVEPEDVCTSLEQTHAAAVELFDQQRFFEAHEFFEWAWKGPFTPDEERPFYKGLAQLAVGYTHTQRGNAKGAASLLQRGIDHVGPFGPIHAGVDVARAIEDARRFAETVEAVGPSPDLTFPRFPRG, from the coding sequence ATGACCGACAACACCACCGCGACCAGCACCGTTCCCGATCGGGATCGCAACGCCGACGGACGGCCCGAGAACGCACGTCCTCGCGACCGATTCGGTGCCCCCCTGCCGCGTGGGGCCAGCAACGAGCTGATCGACCGCGTCGAACCCGAGGACGTCTGCACCAGCCTCGAGCAGACCCACGCCGCTGCCGTCGAGCTGTTCGACCAGCAACGGTTCTTCGAGGCCCACGAGTTCTTCGAATGGGCGTGGAAGGGGCCGTTCACCCCCGACGAGGAACGACCCTTCTACAAGGGCCTGGCGCAGCTCGCGGTCGGCTACACCCACACCCAACGCGGCAACGCCAAGGGTGCGGCGTCGCTCCTGCAGCGGGGAATCGACCACGTTGGCCCGTTCGGCCCGATCCACGCCGGAGTCGACGTGGCCCGCGCGATCGAGGACGCGCGCCGATTCGCGGAGACCGTCGAGGCCGTGGGGCCCTCCCCGGACCTGACCTTCCCGCGATTCCCCCGCGGATGA
- a CDS encoding cryptochrome/photolyase family protein, translating to MTTELMWFRRDLRTHDLPALVTAADADRLACVFVLDPHLLDHERVSPARKRYLRQALVDLDNRLGDLGGQLMVVLGDPRHVVPALAKDLEVDAVHVTADHTPFAVARDDAVEKALADDGRTLERHQGVSIAPPGSVRTGSDSVYKVFTPFHRTWTQRDHGEPLTPPAALPRAPDGVGRIDTVAPTEVPQLDVRGPDEAWPDGGEGPARERLDDWLDGPVDDYDDRRDVLGVPGTSRLSPDLHMGCLSAREAWTRLDRRNPGQDTYATELAWRDFYLHVMAEWPDTARGAFREEYRDLPWHDDDDAFEAWAEGQTGFPIVDAAMRQLSTMGWMHNRARMIVASFLCKDLLVDWRRGEAHFMANLVDGDTCSNNGGWQWAAGTGTDAQQFIRIFNPTTQGTRFDPDGVYVRRWVPELADLPNNRLHEPWRLSEEDQEALGVIIGEDYPAPIVDHAEARQRAMDWWSQAT from the coding sequence GTGACAACCGAGCTGATGTGGTTCCGGCGGGACCTGCGGACCCACGACCTGCCGGCGTTGGTGACGGCAGCCGATGCCGACCGACTGGCATGCGTCTTCGTGCTCGACCCACACCTGCTCGACCACGAACGGGTATCGCCTGCACGCAAGCGATACCTGCGGCAGGCGCTGGTCGACCTCGACAACCGGCTGGGTGACCTGGGCGGCCAGCTGATGGTGGTCCTCGGCGACCCGCGGCACGTTGTTCCGGCCCTGGCGAAGGACCTGGAGGTCGACGCGGTGCACGTGACCGCCGACCACACACCGTTCGCGGTCGCCCGTGACGATGCCGTGGAGAAGGCCCTGGCCGACGACGGCCGGACGCTGGAGCGCCATCAGGGGGTGTCGATCGCCCCTCCCGGGTCGGTACGGACCGGATCCGACAGCGTCTACAAGGTGTTCACGCCCTTCCATCGCACCTGGACGCAACGGGACCACGGCGAGCCGCTGACCCCTCCTGCGGCGCTGCCGAGGGCTCCCGACGGTGTGGGCCGCATCGACACCGTGGCACCGACCGAGGTCCCCCAGCTGGACGTCCGGGGCCCCGATGAGGCGTGGCCCGACGGTGGCGAGGGTCCTGCCCGGGAACGCCTGGACGACTGGCTCGACGGCCCGGTAGACGACTACGACGACCGGCGGGACGTGCTGGGCGTCCCCGGCACGTCGAGGTTGTCCCCCGACCTCCACATGGGGTGCCTGTCCGCGCGGGAGGCCTGGACTCGCCTCGACCGTCGCAATCCGGGTCAGGACACCTATGCCACGGAGCTGGCATGGCGAGACTTCTACCTGCACGTCATGGCGGAGTGGCCCGACACGGCCCGCGGTGCGTTCAGGGAGGAGTACCGGGACCTGCCGTGGCACGACGATGACGACGCGTTCGAGGCGTGGGCGGAGGGGCAGACCGGGTTCCCCATCGTCGACGCCGCCATGCGCCAGCTGTCCACCATGGGCTGGATGCACAACCGGGCACGGATGATCGTGGCGTCCTTCCTGTGCAAGGACCTGCTGGTCGACTGGCGCCGGGGCGAGGCCCATTTCATGGCCAACCTCGTGGACGGCGACACCTGCAGCAACAACGGTGGTTGGCAGTGGGCCGCGGGGACCGGTACTGACGCGCAGCAGTTCATCCGGATCTTCAACCCGACCACCCAGGGCACACGGTTCGACCCCGACGGGGTCTACGTCCGACGGTGGGTGCCCGAGCTGGCCGACCTGCCGAACAACAGGCTCCACGAACCGTGGCGGCTGTCGGAGGAGGACCAGGAGGCCCTCGGCGTCATCATCGGCGAGGACTACCCGGCGCCGATCGTGGATCATGCCGAGGCGCGGCAGCGTGCGATGGACTGGTGGTCCCAGGCGACCTGA
- a CDS encoding dihydrolipoyl dehydrogenase family protein gives MTPPPTASTASCEADFVVVGAGAAGLAAAWTAARKGHSVILVERHRLGGDCTWTGCVPSKALITEAKKVKAARDLGFDGDVPWERVIGAVHDRRTHVSTDEDEPTLRSQGIEVITGQASFTAPGRLSVDGTTVRASKAIVLATGTTAALPPVDGLADARPLTNDSVFELTSRPGRLAILGGGPIGLELGQAFQRLGTQVTVVEGESRVATKEEPEASRVIQDVLADEGVAFELGSFVASVIRGPDGVTITTEDGRVVAADEVLVATGRRPVTDGLAIEKGGVELTDRGFVKVDEKMRTTADDVFAVGDITGGLQFTHVGYDQGQLAVNNALGLIPMSYDDRVVPWVTYTEPEIGRVGLSEAEAFAEYGDHARVAYMPIAETDRAKVTGETAGFVKLVAGPHTLVRGLAGGNLVGATIVAPPAGEMIHEVALAVKQKVITGRLAQMTHAYPSWSLAVRETAAQFFFEYRGREARAAREG, from the coding sequence ATGACACCTCCACCGACCGCTTCCACCGCTTCTTGCGAGGCCGACTTCGTGGTGGTGGGTGCCGGCGCGGCCGGACTCGCGGCGGCGTGGACCGCCGCCAGGAAGGGGCACTCGGTCATCCTCGTGGAACGCCATCGCCTGGGTGGGGACTGCACGTGGACCGGCTGCGTCCCGTCCAAGGCCCTCATCACGGAGGCCAAGAAGGTCAAGGCCGCGCGGGACCTGGGGTTCGATGGCGACGTGCCGTGGGAACGCGTGATCGGCGCGGTACATGACCGACGCACACACGTGTCGACCGACGAGGACGAACCCACGTTGCGCAGCCAGGGCATCGAGGTGATCACCGGCCAGGCGTCGTTCACCGCCCCCGGTCGGTTGTCGGTCGACGGGACGACGGTGCGGGCCTCGAAGGCCATCGTGCTGGCAACCGGGACCACGGCCGCCCTCCCCCCCGTCGACGGCCTGGCCGACGCGCGCCCCCTGACCAACGACTCCGTCTTCGAGCTGACCTCCCGGCCCGGACGGCTGGCCATCCTCGGGGGTGGGCCGATCGGCCTGGAGCTGGGGCAGGCGTTCCAGCGGTTGGGCACACAGGTCACGGTGGTGGAGGGCGAGTCGCGGGTGGCGACCAAGGAGGAGCCCGAGGCGTCCCGGGTCATCCAGGACGTCCTTGCCGACGAGGGTGTGGCCTTCGAGCTGGGGTCGTTCGTGGCGTCGGTGATCCGGGGTCCGGACGGGGTCACGATCACCACCGAGGACGGCCGCGTCGTGGCCGCGGACGAGGTCCTGGTTGCGACCGGTCGTCGGCCGGTGACCGACGGGCTGGCCATCGAGAAGGGGGGCGTGGAGCTCACCGACCGGGGGTTCGTGAAGGTCGACGAGAAGATGCGCACGACCGCCGATGACGTGTTCGCGGTCGGCGACATCACCGGAGGCCTGCAGTTCACGCATGTGGGCTACGACCAGGGACAGCTGGCGGTCAACAACGCGCTCGGGTTGATCCCCATGTCCTACGACGACCGTGTGGTGCCGTGGGTGACCTACACCGAGCCGGAGATCGGCCGGGTCGGGTTGTCGGAGGCCGAGGCGTTCGCCGAGTACGGCGATCACGCACGGGTCGCCTACATGCCGATCGCCGAGACGGACCGCGCGAAGGTCACCGGCGAGACCGCGGGCTTCGTCAAGCTCGTCGCCGGGCCGCACACCCTCGTCCGGGGGTTGGCCGGCGGCAACCTCGTCGGCGCGACGATCGTGGCCCCGCCTGCCGGGGAGATGATCCACGAGGTGGCCCTGGCGGTGAAGCAGAAGGTGATCACAGGTCGGCTGGCCCAGATGACCCACGCCTATCCGTCGTGGTCGCTGGCCGTCCGCGAGACGGCAGCGCAGTTCTTCTTCGAGTACCGCGGAAGGGAGGCTCGCGCGGCACGCGAGGGTTGA
- a CDS encoding hybrid sensor histidine kinase/response regulator — MNRVIRRLLLVEDSPSDAVLITSLVEERSAWDVVHVPTNTAATAALENGSFDAVLLDLGLPDGEGLASVRAMRDSFDVPIIVLTARPEATWGTEVVRSGAQDFISKDEADAAGLERALRYAVQRHAQVQQLGRAQRRLQRYARAVAHDVRTPIATIRGFAEMILVEEQTRGAADSRTVDYAGRIVSQSKRLLDMAADLLEDATDDTDAVVDMTAGARWVEELLGNRMDALGAQMTITRLPRLQGKRTVLRQVLLNLSSNVLDHAKGTDLEMRWSSMRRSDGGWDVILEDNGEDVPDALISLGQPLPVLPVEANATGHGIGLRVAAAGMAEHDGAVWLSRGRSGGLRVTLEFPESASTDPKPL, encoded by the coding sequence GTGAACCGCGTCATCCGGCGCCTACTCCTCGTCGAGGACTCGCCGAGTGACGCCGTGCTGATCACCTCGCTGGTGGAGGAGCGCAGCGCATGGGACGTCGTGCACGTCCCCACCAACACGGCCGCGACGGCGGCTCTGGAGAACGGATCGTTCGACGCCGTGCTGCTGGACCTCGGCCTTCCCGATGGTGAGGGGCTTGCATCGGTCCGGGCGATGCGGGATTCCTTCGACGTGCCCATCATCGTCCTGACCGCGCGTCCAGAGGCGACGTGGGGCACCGAGGTCGTGCGCAGCGGGGCCCAGGACTTCATCTCCAAGGACGAGGCGGACGCCGCGGGACTCGAACGGGCGCTGCGGTACGCCGTCCAGCGCCACGCCCAGGTGCAGCAGCTCGGGCGTGCCCAGCGACGGCTGCAGCGATACGCGCGCGCCGTCGCCCACGACGTCCGGACCCCCATCGCCACGATCCGCGGGTTCGCGGAGATGATCCTGGTGGAGGAGCAGACCCGTGGCGCAGCCGACAGCCGAACCGTCGACTACGCCGGACGGATCGTGTCCCAGTCCAAGCGGTTGCTGGACATGGCCGCCGACCTGCTGGAGGACGCCACCGACGACACCGACGCCGTGGTCGACATGACCGCCGGGGCTCGCTGGGTCGAGGAGCTGCTGGGCAACCGGATGGATGCGCTCGGTGCGCAGATGACCATCACCCGGCTTCCTCGCCTGCAGGGCAAGCGCACCGTGCTGCGGCAGGTCCTGCTGAACCTCAGCAGCAACGTCCTGGACCATGCCAAGGGCACCGACCTGGAGATGCGCTGGTCGTCCATGCGTCGCAGCGACGGGGGCTGGGACGTGATCCTGGAGGACAACGGCGAGGACGTCCCGGACGCCCTGATCTCGCTCGGACAGCCGCTGCCGGTGCTGCCGGTCGAGGCCAACGCGACCGGTCACGGCATCGGCCTGCGCGTGGCAGCAGCCGGCATGGCCGAACACGACGGCGCCGTGTGGCTGTCCCGCGGGCGATCCGGCGGGCTGCGCGTGACGCTGGAGTTCCCCGAGTCGGCGTCGACGGATCCCAAGCCCCTCTGA
- a CDS encoding aldo/keto reductase — translation MKRIGTTDLTVHPLCLGGNVFGWGADEAESFRVLDAYADAGGNFVDTADVYSAWVDGNEGGESEAIIGRWMAARGNRDRMVIATKVGMKTGLDNLRPDTIRAAADASLERLGVDHIDLYYAHTDDAETPIAETLGAFGQLVDAGKVRHIAASNFSGGRLRESAAVAEAEGLPRYVAYQPHYNLLEREVEEAVLPASADLGLATFPYFSLASGFLTGKHRDGEAAESMRGSRVEKYADARGDRVLSAMDTIADARSVGLATIALAWLAQRPTVVSPIASARTVDQLPDLLALADLELTAEEMALLEEV, via the coding sequence ATGAAGCGCATCGGCACCACCGACCTGACCGTGCACCCGCTCTGCCTCGGCGGCAACGTCTTCGGATGGGGCGCCGACGAGGCCGAGTCCTTCCGGGTACTCGACGCCTACGCCGACGCCGGCGGCAACTTCGTGGACACCGCAGACGTCTACTCGGCGTGGGTCGACGGCAACGAGGGCGGTGAGTCCGAGGCGATCATCGGCCGCTGGATGGCCGCCCGCGGCAACCGCGACCGGATGGTCATCGCGACGAAGGTCGGCATGAAGACCGGTCTGGACAACCTGCGGCCGGACACCATCCGTGCGGCGGCCGACGCGTCGCTGGAGCGGCTCGGCGTCGACCACATCGACCTGTACTACGCCCACACCGACGACGCCGAGACCCCCATCGCCGAGACCCTCGGCGCCTTCGGGCAGCTCGTGGATGCTGGCAAGGTCCGCCACATCGCCGCCTCGAACTTCAGCGGCGGCCGGCTGCGCGAGTCGGCCGCGGTGGCCGAGGCCGAGGGCCTGCCCCGGTACGTGGCCTACCAGCCGCACTACAACCTGCTGGAGCGGGAGGTGGAGGAGGCGGTGCTGCCGGCGTCGGCGGACCTGGGGCTGGCCACGTTCCCGTACTTCTCGCTGGCCAGCGGGTTCCTGACCGGCAAGCACCGCGACGGCGAGGCGGCGGAGTCGATGCGCGGGTCGCGTGTGGAGAAGTACGCCGACGCCCGCGGCGACCGCGTCCTGTCCGCCATGGACACCATCGCCGACGCGCGGTCGGTGGGATTGGCGACCATCGCCCTGGCGTGGCTGGCGCAGCGACCGACGGTCGTGTCGCCGATCGCGTCGGCCCGCACCGTCGACCAGCTGCCCGACCTGCTGGCCCTGGCCGACCTCGAGCTGACCGCCGAGGAGATGGCCCTGCTCGAGGAGGTCTGA
- a CDS encoding M48 family metalloprotease yields the protein MTSDDATVSTARAGSRLSVLWWALAGLAVLGAVLGEVVRPLADAVGRADLVAAGVPPAVLAEADAYRAGLRPLAITSLLLRVAVGLVVLLPAVRRRVAGRLRPRSDRLAAAGRRQLRPLVAGLLGGVVWVVSDLVRLPLQWIAVQRAVDVGLVTQSTGEWLRDWAVVHGPYWLGVVAVVTLVAWLVERRPRDWVPVAGLSLGVAGVALVLLSPLLFEPLLLSFRPLEDPELRADIDRLADLALGEAPDRVLVADASRRTTASNAYVSGLGGTRRIVLYDTLLADAPHDQVLAIVAHELAHDANRDLERTAAAILGGSVVAVAAVQVLFGRRLRDHDGHVRPEMTVAIVGVGLVLAVASAPVERWSSRRAESAADATALELTGDPDTFVAMMVGLAQRNLSDPDPPDWAVSLWFSHPPVAERIGRGLGQ from the coding sequence GTGACGTCCGACGACGCGACCGTGTCCACAGCTCGGGCCGGGTCCCGGCTGTCGGTGCTCTGGTGGGCCCTCGCCGGTCTCGCCGTGCTCGGCGCCGTGCTGGGCGAGGTCGTCCGTCCGCTGGCCGATGCCGTGGGACGCGCCGACCTCGTCGCCGCGGGCGTGCCACCAGCGGTCCTTGCAGAGGCCGACGCCTATCGGGCGGGCCTGCGACCGCTCGCGATCACGAGCCTCCTGCTGCGCGTGGCCGTCGGCCTGGTCGTGCTGTTGCCTGCTGTCCGCCGGCGGGTCGCAGGCCGGTTGCGGCCGCGCAGCGACCGGCTGGCCGCGGCCGGTCGACGACAGCTCCGCCCCCTCGTCGCTGGGCTGCTCGGCGGTGTGGTCTGGGTCGTCTCGGACCTGGTCAGGCTGCCGCTGCAGTGGATCGCGGTGCAGCGTGCCGTCGACGTGGGCCTGGTCACCCAGTCGACGGGGGAGTGGCTGCGTGACTGGGCCGTCGTGCACGGCCCCTACTGGCTGGGTGTCGTGGCCGTCGTGACGCTGGTGGCGTGGCTGGTCGAGCGCCGGCCGAGGGACTGGGTGCCGGTTGCCGGCCTTTCCCTCGGCGTGGCCGGGGTGGCGCTGGTCCTGCTCAGCCCCCTGCTCTTCGAGCCGCTGCTGCTGTCGTTCCGTCCGCTGGAGGATCCCGAGCTGCGTGCCGACATCGACCGGCTGGCCGACCTTGCGCTCGGGGAGGCCCCCGACCGGGTGCTCGTCGCTGACGCGTCCCGTCGGACGACCGCGTCCAACGCCTACGTCTCCGGGCTCGGCGGCACCCGGCGGATCGTGCTGTACGACACCCTCCTGGCCGATGCACCCCACGATCAGGTGCTGGCCATCGTGGCCCACGAGCTGGCCCACGATGCCAACCGCGACCTCGAACGGACGGCCGCCGCCATCCTCGGCGGATCGGTCGTGGCCGTGGCCGCCGTCCAGGTGCTCTTCGGGCGTCGGCTGCGCGACCACGACGGGCACGTCCGCCCCGAGATGACGGTCGCGATCGTCGGTGTCGGCCTTGTCCTGGCGGTGGCCAGCGCCCCGGTCGAGCGATGGTCCTCCCGCCGCGCCGAGTCCGCCGCCGACGCCACGGCCCTGGAGCTCACGGGTGACCCGGACACCTTCGTGGCGATGATGGTCGGACTGGCCCAGCGCAACCTGTCGGACCCGGACCCACCCGACTGGGCCGTCTCGCTGTGGTTCTCCCACCCACCGGTGGCCGAACGAATCGGCCGTGGACTGGGGCAGTGA
- a CDS encoding response regulator yields the protein MADPARPIRVLLVEDSPSDVALTEVVFGQAKTDIQLDVANDGIEALEYLEARDCDMAAMPDLILLDLNMPRMGGHEVLERLKAHDHWRRIPVIVLTTSKAEADILGVYDRHANSYIAKPVDLPEFIDVVSRIEDYWLSVVQLPTRTGS from the coding sequence ATGGCTGATCCCGCCCGCCCCATTCGTGTCCTCCTCGTGGAGGACTCACCGTCCGACGTTGCGTTGACCGAAGTGGTGTTCGGGCAGGCGAAGACCGACATCCAGCTCGACGTGGCCAACGACGGCATCGAGGCGCTGGAGTACCTCGAGGCCCGCGACTGCGACATGGCCGCCATGCCCGACCTCATCCTGCTCGACCTCAACATGCCCCGCATGGGTGGTCACGAGGTGCTCGAGCGGCTGAAGGCCCACGATCACTGGCGGCGGATACCCGTGATCGTGCTGACCACGTCGAAGGCCGAAGCCGACATCCTGGGCGTCTACGACCGACACGCCAACTCCTACATCGCCAAGCCTGTGGACCTGCCGGAGTTCATCGATGTGGTCAGCCGCATCGAGGACTACTGGCTCTCCGTGGTGCAGCTACCAACTCGAACCGGCTCGTGA
- a CDS encoding glycosyltransferase family 4 protein, protein MASTSSSQPADQSPAPRSLWVTNDFPPRSGGIEQFVANVVATLDPEGVMVLASPWEGDTAHDAALPYRVDRISRRPLLPTPGVIRTVNAAIAEHRADVVVFGSAWPLAEMAGRLDAPTVAITHGREAGMCRVGFAPFMRRLGRRNTVMTLLSDYTAERLEPLLAPLTRLHRLPGGVDTAVFTPDGPTMRERHGLGDAPTVVCISRLVPRKGQDTLVRIWPRVQQAVPDARLLLVGTGPIGDSLEDAVAAAGLEHEITFTGEVPWSELPAYYRTGDVFAMPCRTRLAGMDVEGLGLVFLEAQASGVPVIVGDSGGAPETVQHGVTGLVVDGDDDEDVLAAVVDLLADEFRRRTMGAAAVEHARSRWAWPVIGRQLVTAMRDAVHNEG, encoded by the coding sequence ATGGCCTCCACCTCGTCGTCCCAGCCCGCTGACCAGTCACCGGCGCCGCGCAGCCTGTGGGTGACCAACGACTTCCCGCCCCGCTCGGGTGGGATCGAGCAGTTCGTCGCCAACGTCGTGGCAACCCTCGATCCCGAGGGGGTGATGGTGCTGGCCTCGCCGTGGGAGGGCGACACGGCCCACGACGCGGCCCTGCCCTACCGGGTCGACCGCATCAGCCGTCGACCCCTGCTGCCCACCCCGGGGGTCATCAGGACCGTCAACGCCGCCATCGCCGAACACCGTGCGGATGTGGTCGTGTTCGGCTCGGCCTGGCCGCTGGCGGAGATGGCCGGCCGCCTCGATGCGCCCACCGTGGCCATCACCCATGGCCGGGAGGCCGGGATGTGTCGCGTCGGGTTCGCACCCTTCATGCGCCGGCTGGGACGTCGCAACACCGTCATGACGCTGCTGAGCGACTACACCGCCGAACGGCTGGAGCCGCTGCTGGCCCCCCTGACGAGGCTGCACCGGCTTCCGGGTGGCGTCGACACGGCGGTCTTCACCCCGGACGGTCCGACCATGCGGGAGCGCCACGGCCTCGGCGATGCACCGACCGTGGTGTGCATCAGCCGCCTCGTGCCGCGCAAGGGCCAGGACACGCTCGTCCGGATCTGGCCGCGAGTGCAGCAGGCGGTGCCCGATGCGCGACTGCTGCTCGTGGGCACCGGTCCCATCGGTGACTCCCTCGAGGACGCGGTTGCCGCCGCCGGCCTCGAGCACGAGATCACCTTCACCGGTGAGGTGCCATGGTCGGAGCTCCCCGCGTACTACCGGACCGGAGACGTGTTCGCCATGCCCTGCCGCACGCGACTGGCCGGCATGGACGTGGAGGGCCTCGGACTGGTGTTCCTCGAGGCCCAGGCGTCCGGGGTACCGGTGATCGTCGGGGACTCCGGCGGCGCGCCAGAGACCGTCCAGCACGGTGTCACCGGCCTCGTCGTCGACGGTGACGACGACGAGGACGTCCTCGCCGCGGTCGTCGACCTGCTGGCCGACGAATTCCGTCGGAGGACCATGGGGGCCGCCGCGGTCGAGCACGCACGCAGCCGGTGGGCCTGGCCGGTCATCGGCCGGCAGCTCGTGACTGCCATGCGGGACGCCGTCCACAACGAGGGCTGA